In the Kitasatospora terrestris genome, one interval contains:
- a CDS encoding amino acid deaminase/aldolase: MSIEHLRQATAELRPPFAVVDLDALRANADQLVRRSGGKPIRLASKSLRCRALIERTLRVPGFRGVMAFTVPEARWLAGALGEEAGDILVGYPCADPGPLAELAADERAAARVTLMADCVEHLDLLAAAAGKTGPRLRVCLDLDASLRLLGGRVHLGMRRSPLHAPDTVGALARAVLARPRLHLVGVMAYEGQIAGMADDAPGSPLRRAGVRAMQRASARELAERRAAAVRAVLDVAPLEFVNGGGTGSLESTAAESAVTELAAGSGLYAPVLFDHYRAFTPRPAAYFALTVTRRPAPRHVTVLGGGWIASGPAGPDRLPTPVWPAGLRLLPREGAGEVQTPLLGAAADRLRIGDRVWFRHAKAGELCERIDRLHLVEDGRIVDEVPTYRGEDRAFL; this comes from the coding sequence GTGAGCATCGAGCACCTGCGGCAGGCGACCGCCGAGCTGCGTCCGCCGTTCGCCGTCGTCGACCTGGACGCGCTGCGCGCCAACGCCGACCAGCTGGTGCGCCGCTCCGGCGGCAAGCCGATCCGGCTGGCCAGCAAGTCGCTGCGCTGCCGGGCCCTGATCGAACGCACCCTGCGGGTGCCCGGCTTCCGCGGCGTGATGGCCTTCACCGTGCCCGAGGCCCGCTGGCTGGCCGGGGCCCTCGGCGAGGAGGCCGGCGACATCCTGGTCGGCTACCCCTGCGCCGACCCCGGACCGCTCGCCGAACTCGCCGCCGACGAGCGGGCCGCGGCCCGCGTCACCCTGATGGCCGACTGCGTCGAGCACCTCGACCTCCTCGCGGCCGCCGCCGGAAAGACCGGCCCCCGGCTGCGGGTCTGCCTCGACCTGGACGCCTCGCTGCGCCTGCTCGGCGGCCGGGTCCACCTCGGCATGCGGCGCTCCCCGCTGCACGCCCCCGACACCGTCGGCGCGCTCGCCCGCGCCGTCCTCGCCCGGCCCCGCCTGCACCTGGTCGGCGTGATGGCGTACGAGGGCCAGATCGCCGGCATGGCGGACGACGCCCCGGGGTCGCCGCTGCGGCGGGCCGGCGTCCGCGCGATGCAGCGCGCCTCCGCCCGCGAGCTGGCCGAGCGGCGGGCCGCCGCCGTCCGCGCCGTCCTCGACGTGGCCCCGCTGGAATTCGTCAACGGCGGCGGCACCGGCAGCCTGGAGTCCACCGCCGCGGAGTCCGCCGTCACCGAACTCGCGGCCGGCTCCGGCCTGTACGCGCCCGTCCTGTTCGACCACTACCGCGCCTTCACCCCGCGCCCCGCCGCGTACTTCGCGCTCACCGTCACCCGCCGCCCCGCACCCCGGCACGTCACCGTGCTCGGCGGCGGCTGGATCGCCTCCGGCCCGGCCGGTCCCGACCGGCTGCCGACCCCCGTCTGGCCCGCCGGACTCCGCCTGCTCCCCCGCGAAGGCGCCGGCGAGGTGCAGACACCGCTCCTCGGAGCCGCCGCCGACCGGCTGCGGATCGGCGACCGGGTCTGGTTCCGGCACGCCAAGGCCGGCGAGCTGTGCGAGCGGATCGACCGGCTGCACCTGGTCGAGGACGGCCGGATCGTCGACGAGGTGCCCACCTACCGCGGCGAGGACCGGGCCTTCCTGTGA
- a CDS encoding GNAT family protein — protein MLEGDLVRLRALRADDAEHHLRWRNDPEVVRWAAAGDPCFGPVTAEGLAIAFESMLRLVPLKEAVLTIEDRTDGRPIGMADYRDLDPYGGAATLGVTIGERAYWGRGHGSQALALLVDHLFGAYPLRRLELDTWSGNERALRAFTRLGFQEEGRRRQAVQLAGHYYDRVLLGLLREEWKPAPTGRA, from the coding sequence TTGCTCGAAGGCGACCTGGTCCGGCTGCGCGCCCTGCGCGCCGACGACGCCGAACACCACCTGCGCTGGCGCAACGACCCCGAGGTGGTCCGCTGGGCCGCCGCCGGCGACCCCTGCTTCGGGCCGGTGACGGCCGAAGGACTCGCCATCGCCTTCGAGTCGATGCTGCGCCTCGTCCCGCTCAAGGAAGCCGTCCTCACCATCGAGGACCGCACCGACGGCCGCCCCATCGGCATGGCCGACTACCGCGACCTCGACCCGTACGGCGGCGCCGCCACGCTCGGCGTCACCATCGGCGAACGCGCGTACTGGGGCCGCGGCCACGGCTCCCAGGCCCTCGCGCTGCTGGTGGACCACCTCTTCGGCGCGTACCCGCTGCGCCGCCTGGAACTCGACACCTGGAGCGGCAACGAACGCGCCCTGCGCGCCTTCACCCGCCTCGGCTTCCAGGAGGAGGGCCGCCGCCGCCAGGCCGTCCAGCTCGCCGGCCACTACTACGACCGCGTCCTCCTCGGCCTCCTCCGCGAGGAGTGGAAGCCCGCCCCGACCGGCCGGGCCTGA
- a CDS encoding TetR/AcrR family transcriptional regulator, translating into MNRRSADERREELIEAAIRVMIRDGVARATTRAVVAEAGLPLGAFHYCFRSKEELLQSVVERIMARSLAPALGAVTAAGPPEQVVRTALHAYWDRIRQSPDEQLLTYELTQYALRQPGLTDLARRQYQHYLSTVRTSLEALARLADIEWTVPLPVLTRYGMGMLDGLTLTWLIDRDEELTTAALDEYARYLTSVARPRGA; encoded by the coding sequence ATGAACCGCCGATCCGCCGACGAGCGCCGCGAGGAGCTGATCGAGGCGGCGATCCGGGTCATGATCCGTGACGGCGTCGCCAGGGCCACCACCCGCGCCGTGGTCGCCGAGGCCGGACTGCCGCTCGGCGCCTTCCACTACTGCTTCCGCTCCAAGGAGGAGCTGCTGCAGAGCGTCGTCGAACGGATCATGGCCCGCTCGCTGGCCCCCGCGCTGGGCGCGGTCACCGCCGCCGGCCCGCCCGAGCAGGTCGTCCGCACCGCCCTGCACGCCTACTGGGACCGCATCCGGCAGAGCCCCGACGAGCAGTTGCTCACCTATGAACTCACCCAGTACGCGCTGCGCCAGCCCGGCCTCACCGACCTCGCCCGCCGCCAGTACCAGCACTACCTGAGCACCGTCCGCACCTCGCTGGAGGCCCTCGCCCGGCTCGCCGACATCGAGTGGACGGTGCCGCTGCCGGTCCTCACCCGCTACGGCATGGGGATGCTCGACGGCCTCACCCTCACCTGGCTGATCGACCGCGACGAGGAGCTCACCACCGCCGCCCTCGACGAGTACGCCCGCTACCTCACCTCCGTGGCCCGCCCGCGCGGTGCCTGA